A genomic window from Parafrankia discariae includes:
- a CDS encoding glycosyltransferase family 4 protein yields the protein MGPRVLVDATSVPADRGGVGRYVDGLVAALGAAGADMALVCQRSDEERYSRMAPRATVLSGPAAIAHRPARLAWEQTGLPLVAEQVNADVIHSPHYTMPLRAQRPVCVTIHDVTFFTEPEMHTAVKGTFFRSAMRTAVRRASRIIVPSKATRDELVRVLEGESTTTDVAYHGVDTTTFHPPTEEDRRRVRLRLGLGDTRYVAFLGMLEPRKNVPNLIRGWAEAVHWRDEPPALVLAGGSGWDDDVDAAVASVPSHLRVIRPGYLRFSDLPGYLGGSELVAYPSHGEGFGLPVLEAMACGAPVLTTPRLSLPEVGGDAVAYTQPDPDSIAREMSALLDDAERRAQLAAAGLARSHEFTWAASAEAHLASYARAVADA from the coding sequence GTGGGACCCCGGGTGCTCGTTGATGCGACCTCGGTTCCGGCCGACCGCGGTGGTGTCGGGCGGTATGTCGACGGGCTCGTCGCTGCTCTGGGCGCGGCCGGCGCCGACATGGCGCTGGTGTGCCAGCGATCGGACGAGGAACGCTACAGCCGGATGGCGCCGCGGGCGACCGTCCTGTCGGGCCCGGCGGCCATCGCGCACCGGCCGGCGCGGCTGGCGTGGGAGCAGACAGGCCTTCCGCTCGTCGCCGAACAGGTGAACGCGGATGTCATCCACTCGCCGCACTACACGATGCCACTACGCGCGCAGCGGCCGGTGTGCGTGACCATCCACGACGTCACGTTCTTCACCGAGCCGGAGATGCACACGGCGGTGAAGGGCACGTTCTTCCGGTCGGCGATGCGGACGGCGGTGCGCCGGGCGAGCCGCATCATCGTCCCCTCGAAGGCGACCCGCGACGAGCTCGTCCGCGTTCTCGAGGGCGAGTCGACGACGACCGACGTCGCCTATCACGGGGTGGACACGACCACGTTCCACCCGCCGACGGAGGAGGACCGGCGCCGGGTGCGGTTGCGCCTCGGCCTCGGTGACACCCGCTATGTGGCCTTCCTCGGAATGCTCGAACCGCGCAAGAACGTCCCGAACCTGATTCGCGGCTGGGCGGAGGCGGTGCACTGGCGTGACGAGCCGCCGGCGCTCGTGCTGGCCGGCGGCTCCGGCTGGGATGACGACGTCGACGCGGCCGTGGCCTCGGTGCCGAGCCACCTGCGGGTGATCCGGCCCGGCTACCTGCGCTTCTCCGACCTGCCGGGCTATCTCGGCGGTTCGGAGCTGGTCGCCTACCCGTCGCACGGCGAGGGCTTCGGCCTGCCGGTGCTGGAGGCGATGGCCTGCGGCGCCCCGGTGCTGACCACCCCGCGCCTGTCGCTGCCCGAGGTCGGCGGCGACGCGGTCGCCTACACCCAGCCCGACCCGGACTCGATCGCCCGCGAGATGAGCGCGCTGCTCGACGACGCCGAGCGCCGCGCCCAGCTCGCCGCGGCCGGGCTCGCCCGGTCCCACGAGTTCACCTGGGCGGCCTCCGCGGAGGCCCACCTGGCGAGCTACGCCCGCGCGGTGGCCGACGCCTGA
- a CDS encoding class I SAM-dependent methyltransferase: protein MSSLRDDALAYAGHQVHVMRRREVGTLLSWAGDLHGRTMLDVAGGDGYWAGQAVRRGARAVSLDLARHKLDFGSRLKHRPSLVEGDALRLPFAPATFDVVMSVCAIEHFDDGPAALAEMARVLRPGGDLVMSADALTRAERWPDLFASHRERYHVQHTYPGEQLTKLLGDAGLEVVRQTYMFRSERAERLYLNLSAKGGRIGWNAAAVFSPLVALSDRRAPDTTGSVVLTHARRRQP, encoded by the coding sequence ATGAGTTCCCTACGTGACGACGCCCTGGCCTACGCCGGTCACCAGGTGCATGTCATGCGCCGCCGCGAGGTCGGGACCCTGCTCTCCTGGGCGGGCGACCTGCACGGACGGACCATGCTCGATGTCGCCGGCGGCGACGGCTACTGGGCCGGCCAGGCGGTCCGCCGCGGCGCCCGCGCCGTCAGCCTGGACCTCGCCCGCCACAAGCTGGACTTCGGCAGCCGCCTGAAGCACCGCCCGAGCCTCGTCGAGGGCGACGCGCTGCGCCTGCCGTTCGCGCCCGCCACCTTCGACGTCGTCATGTCGGTCTGCGCGATCGAGCACTTCGACGACGGCCCGGCCGCCCTCGCCGAGATGGCCCGCGTGCTGCGCCCCGGCGGCGACCTGGTGATGTCCGCGGACGCCCTGACCCGGGCCGAGCGCTGGCCGGACCTGTTCGCCAGCCACCGCGAGCGCTACCACGTGCAGCACACCTATCCGGGTGAGCAGCTCACGAAGCTGCTCGGCGACGCCGGGCTCGAGGTGGTCCGCCAGACCTACATGTTCCGGTCCGAACGGGCGGAGCGCCTCTACCTCAACCTGTCCGCCAAGGGCGGGCGCATCGGCTGGAACGCGGCCGCGGTCTTCTCCCCGCTGGTGGCCCTCTCCGACCGGCGCGCACCCGACACCACGGGCAGCGTCGTGCTGACCCACGCCCGCAGGCGGCAGCCCTGA
- a CDS encoding glycosyltransferase family 4 protein, which produces MRIAIIGPTHPYKGGIAQHTTELAHRLAARGHEVRVESWSRQYPARLYPGQQRVDTPEGTPFPATSYPLSWRRPDSWLRLGRRLRGPGTPGSAAAADLVVLVVVTPIQAPAYLGILTGLRGLAGPRGRAAGTRPSRAVLALCHNVLPHERRRIDEPLVSAVLRRCSAVLVHTDPQAKLAAELTAAPVRVAEMAPHLWTAADQDPARSGPASEPTRGPASGPAREPARELLFFGLVRPYKGLDVLLRALAAGPEDVRLTVAGEFWGGIESTRALVAELGLGERVTLRPGYVPAEDVPALFAAADALVLPYRAGTASQNVDLAHLHGVPVVATRVGTLTTSVRDGVDGLLVPPDDPAALAAALRRLYEPGVLAGLRAKVAPPDIDSAWDGYLDAVLEPC; this is translated from the coding sequence GTGCGTATCGCGATCATCGGGCCGACCCATCCGTACAAGGGCGGGATAGCCCAGCACACCACCGAGCTGGCGCACCGCCTGGCCGCCCGCGGGCACGAGGTGCGGGTCGAGTCGTGGTCCCGCCAGTACCCGGCGCGGCTCTACCCGGGCCAGCAGCGGGTCGACACCCCCGAAGGGACGCCGTTCCCCGCGACGTCCTACCCGCTGTCCTGGCGCCGCCCCGACTCGTGGCTCCGGCTGGGCCGCCGGCTGCGCGGCCCGGGCACCCCCGGTTCCGCCGCCGCCGCGGATCTCGTCGTGCTGGTCGTCGTGACCCCGATCCAGGCTCCCGCCTACCTGGGCATCCTGACCGGGCTGCGCGGGCTGGCGGGGCCGCGGGGTCGGGCCGCGGGCACCCGGCCGTCCCGGGCCGTCCTCGCGCTGTGCCACAACGTGCTGCCGCACGAGCGTCGGCGGATCGACGAGCCGCTGGTCTCCGCGGTGCTCCGACGCTGCTCGGCCGTGCTGGTGCACACCGACCCGCAGGCGAAACTCGCCGCCGAGCTGACCGCCGCCCCCGTGCGCGTCGCCGAGATGGCACCCCACCTGTGGACCGCCGCCGACCAGGATCCGGCCCGCTCCGGGCCGGCGTCCGAGCCGACGCGCGGGCCGGCGTCCGGGCCGGCGCGTGAGCCGGCGCGTGAACTGCTCTTCTTCGGGCTGGTCCGGCCGTACAAGGGCCTCGACGTGCTGCTGCGCGCGCTCGCCGCCGGCCCCGAGGACGTCCGCCTGACCGTGGCCGGGGAGTTCTGGGGCGGTATCGAGAGCACGCGGGCCCTGGTGGCCGAGCTGGGCCTCGGCGAGCGGGTCACGCTGCGCCCCGGCTACGTGCCGGCCGAGGACGTCCCCGCGCTGTTCGCCGCCGCGGACGCCCTCGTCCTGCCCTACCGGGCCGGCACCGCCTCGCAGAACGTCGACCTCGCGCATCTGCACGGCGTCCCCGTCGTCGCCACCCGCGTCGGCACGCTCACGACGTCCGTGCGCGACGGGGTGGACGGCCTGCTCGTGCCGCCCGACGACCCGGCGGCGCTGGCGGCGGCCCTGCGCCGGCTGTACGAGCCGGGAGTCCTCGCCGGGCTGCGCGCGAAGGTGGCCCCACCCGACATCGACAGCGCGTGGGACGGCTACCTCGACGCCGTGCTCGAACCGTGCTGA
- a CDS encoding acyltransferase, with protein MGTFRGDLREYVRHVRTLRAARETSARSFVAGLRYPLAHKQPIWIGSPTVIEGHERIEFADGAALRIGLAPFGLTTKHDVSILRVHPEGRVRCEGVVSLQRGIRVVVDSGVLELGPFANINGFAKILVRERVKIGAYCNVSWNTQLLDNDFHPMVVDGVEQPMSGPIVLEDRAWIGAGAIVLKGVTVGESAVVAAGAVVTKDVPAKAIAAGSPAKIVGHIDHWR; from the coding sequence GTGGGGACGTTCAGAGGTGATCTACGGGAGTATGTGCGCCATGTACGGACTCTGCGGGCCGCGAGGGAGACCTCGGCCCGTTCGTTCGTGGCCGGTCTTCGGTATCCGCTGGCACACAAGCAGCCGATCTGGATCGGTTCACCGACTGTGATCGAGGGTCACGAGCGGATCGAGTTCGCCGACGGCGCCGCGCTGCGCATCGGGCTCGCCCCGTTCGGGCTCACCACCAAGCACGACGTCTCGATCCTGCGCGTGCACCCGGAGGGCCGGGTGCGCTGCGAGGGCGTCGTCTCGCTGCAGCGCGGGATCCGCGTCGTGGTCGACTCGGGGGTGCTCGAGCTCGGCCCGTTCGCCAACATCAACGGCTTCGCGAAGATCCTCGTCCGGGAGCGGGTGAAGATCGGCGCCTACTGCAACGTGTCGTGGAACACCCAGCTGCTCGACAACGACTTCCATCCCATGGTCGTGGACGGAGTGGAACAGCCCATGAGCGGGCCGATCGTGCTGGAGGACCGGGCCTGGATCGGCGCCGGGGCGATCGTGCTGAAGGGTGTGACCGTCGGGGAGAGCGCCGTCGTCGCCGCCGGTGCCGTGGTGACGAAGGACGTCCCGGCCAAGGCGATCGCGGCCGGCTCGCCGGCGAAGATCGTCGGACACATCGACCACTGGCGCTGA
- a CDS encoding glycosyltransferase family 2 protein, whose translation MSVSAIHPAEQPTKTAVETPPYVTVVLPCYNEQDHVVLELERITAAMDVSGYSYELLVIDDKSTDGTLDVLRNVAENFPHMRLMPFRRNGGSGTARRIGTQEARGKIVVWTDADMTYPNERIPEFVRYLDENPDVDQVVGARTTEEGTHKWARVPAKWFIRMVAQRLSGTKIPDLNSGLRAFRRDVSLPYLRLLPPGFSCVTTITMAFLSNQHPVDYLPIHYAKRSGTSKFHPFKDARRYILQVLRMVMYFDPIKVLMPVALWIMALGFVKLIVDLVRYDLRVTTSTLLAILVGFQIVVLALIGDLVARSRSDT comes from the coding sequence GTGAGTGTCAGCGCCATCCATCCAGCCGAACAGCCGACGAAGACGGCTGTGGAGACACCGCCCTACGTGACCGTGGTGCTCCCCTGTTACAACGAGCAGGATCACGTCGTCCTCGAGCTCGAGCGCATCACGGCGGCGATGGACGTCAGCGGTTACAGCTACGAACTGCTGGTGATCGACGACAAGTCGACCGACGGCACGCTGGACGTCCTGCGCAACGTGGCGGAGAACTTCCCCCACATGCGGCTGATGCCGTTCCGGCGCAACGGCGGCTCGGGCACGGCGCGCCGCATCGGCACGCAGGAGGCCCGCGGGAAGATCGTCGTCTGGACCGACGCGGACATGACGTACCCGAACGAACGTATTCCGGAGTTTGTTCGCTACCTGGACGAAAACCCTGACGTGGATCAGGTCGTCGGTGCACGGACGACCGAGGAGGGCACGCACAAGTGGGCCCGCGTGCCGGCCAAGTGGTTCATTCGCATGGTCGCGCAGCGACTCTCCGGGACGAAGATTCCCGACCTGAACTCCGGCCTACGCGCGTTCCGCCGGGACGTGTCGCTTCCGTACCTGCGCCTGCTGCCGCCGGGATTCTCCTGCGTCACCACCATCACGATGGCGTTCCTGTCCAACCAGCACCCCGTGGACTACCTGCCGATCCACTACGCGAAGCGCTCGGGGACGTCCAAGTTCCACCCGTTCAAGGATGCCCGCCGCTACATCCTGCAGGTGCTGCGGATGGTCATGTACTTCGACCCGATCAAGGTCCTGATGCCGGTCGCCCTGTGGATCATGGCGCTCGGTTTCGTGAAGTTGATCGTCGACCTCGTCCGGTACGACCTGCGGGTGACCACCTCCACGCTGCTCGCGATCCTCGTCGGGTTCCAGATCGTGGTCCTCGCGCTGATCGGTGACCTGGTGGCCCGGTCGCGCAGCGACACCTGA
- a CDS encoding glycosyltransferase family 4 protein, with protein MRVGFLVEQILAPVPGGTGRYSAELAAALARTADPGDGVVGWCALRRDTSAAALPGVLGPLRLGLPRRALAAAWARGTGPTPTGADIIHAPTLLVPPPGRRGRAAGATRAGQRLVVTVHDAVPWTHPETLTPHGVRWHREMGERVARHADAVIVPTRAVAADIREQLPIDARRLHVIGEGVAEAVLRVPPDADHRAARLGLPERGYLLTLATMEPRKGLDTLLAALRHPDAPDLPLVHVGAAGWGDLGPAATGPGGFAELAASGRFLGLGRISDEDLAVVLSRATVLVAPSRSEGFGLPVIEAMAHGVPVVVSDTPALVEVAGDAALVARIGDPAGFAEALARIVQNPRLHSRLSRSGPVRAAGYTWNGAARSCWELYRRISGSPAVSVADDGRA; from the coding sequence ATGCGGGTCGGTTTCCTGGTCGAGCAGATACTGGCGCCGGTCCCCGGGGGGACCGGAAGGTACTCCGCGGAGCTCGCCGCCGCCCTGGCCCGGACCGCGGATCCCGGGGACGGTGTCGTCGGGTGGTGCGCCTTGCGGCGGGACACCTCCGCGGCGGCTCTGCCGGGTGTCCTCGGGCCGCTGCGGCTGGGCCTGCCGCGCCGGGCGCTGGCCGCGGCCTGGGCGCGCGGCACGGGCCCGACCCCGACCGGCGCGGACATCATCCACGCGCCGACCCTGCTCGTGCCCCCACCCGGCCGGCGGGGCCGGGCCGCCGGTGCGACCCGGGCCGGGCAGCGGCTGGTGGTCACCGTGCACGACGCCGTCCCGTGGACGCACCCCGAGACCCTGACGCCGCACGGCGTCCGCTGGCACCGGGAGATGGGGGAGCGGGTCGCCCGGCACGCCGACGCGGTGATCGTGCCGACCCGGGCCGTCGCGGCCGACATCCGGGAGCAACTGCCGATCGACGCGCGGCGGCTGCACGTGATCGGTGAGGGGGTCGCCGAGGCGGTGCTGCGGGTGCCGCCGGACGCGGATCACCGGGCCGCCCGGCTGGGCCTGCCCGAACGGGGGTACCTGCTCACCCTGGCCACGATGGAGCCGCGCAAGGGCCTGGACACCCTGCTCGCCGCCCTGCGTCACCCGGACGCGCCCGACCTTCCGCTGGTGCACGTCGGAGCGGCCGGCTGGGGTGATCTCGGTCCCGCCGCGACCGGGCCCGGGGGCTTCGCCGAGCTTGCCGCGTCCGGGCGGTTCCTTGGTCTCGGCCGGATCAGTGACGAAGATCTCGCCGTGGTGCTCTCCCGGGCGACCGTGCTGGTCGCGCCGAGTCGCTCCGAGGGCTTCGGCCTGCCGGTCATCGAGGCGATGGCGCACGGGGTGCCGGTGGTCGTCTCCGACACGCCGGCTCTCGTCGAGGTCGCCGGCGACGCGGCACTGGTGGCCCGGATCGGTGATCCGGCCGGCTTCGCCGAGGCGCTCGCGCGTATCGTCCAGAATCCCCGGCTACACAGTCGTTTGTCGCGTTCCGGACCGGTCCGTGCGGCGGGATATACCTGGAATGGGGCGGCGCGATCGTGCTGGGAGCTCTACCGTCGAATCAGCGGCTCCCCTGCCGTGTCCGTCGCCGACGACGGGCGGGCGTAG